The Bacillus sp. FJAT-27916 genomic interval AATCCCATCTTTGGAACCGTCCAATCAAGGAAATATTTCCGTTTGAATTGGAGGGACACCTTCTCTAATAATTCCAAATCACTTCCGCTGGCATAGAAGCAGCCCATCAGCGCGCCCATACTGCTCCCGGCAATATAATCAACCTGAATACCCTCTTTGTCCAGCTCTTTGAGCAGGCCTATATGCGCAAATCCTCGTGCTCCTCCAGAACCGAGCGCAAGGCCGATTTTAGGATTTCTCATATTCTGACTTCCCTTCATCCTAAAGTAAGTTTCCTGAGTTCTAAAAGCATGATGCATAAGCATATTTTCAAGTATAGAGGACAAACTCCCGCCAATAAAAGACGGATATTCATCATCTATTGTAGCACCTCATTCAGTAAGGTTAAACCAGATAAGGGAAGGGATCTATGTTGAATAAATCGGTTTTTAAATCCATCACCCTGGCAGGTGCCGCTGTCTTAATGGCCTCTGCTCTTATTATCATGCCCGAGGAATCCTTTGAAGCTTCCGTGCGCGGTCTTGATATTTGGCTTGAAATTGTCTTTCCTTCCTTATTGCCATTTCTCATCATATCAGAAATGCTGATTGCCTTTGGCGTGGTCAAATTCCTCGGGGTTTTTCTCGAGCCCTTCATGCGTCCTTTATTCAAGGTACCAGGTGCCGGCGGTTTCGTCTGGGCTATGGGCCTTGCCTCAGGCAACCCCTCCGGCGCCAAGCTAACTGCACGCCTCAGACAGGATGGTCAGCTGACAAGGGTAGAAGCGGAACGTTTAGTTTCCTTCACGAGCTCTTCTAACCCCTTGTTTATTTTTGGCGCTGTTTCGGTAGGTTTTTTTCTTAATCCCGAGCTCGGTATTCTACTTGCGATCTCTCATTATGCCAGCAATATTGGCGTTGGACTGATGATGCGGTTCTATGGCCGCAATGAGGAAAAGAAACAGCTTGAAGAAGAAGGGAGCAAAAAGCCTTTTTCTATTTTAGAGGCCTTCAAAATCATGCATCGTACGCGTTTGGATGATAAGCGCCCTTTTGGGAAAATTCTTGGAGAAGCCGTTAATTCCTCTGTCCAGACGCTCTTAATGATCGGTGGATTTATCATTATTTTCTCTGTCATTAATAAAGTTTTATTCCATTTACATATCACCGCTTTTGCTGCCAGCCTGTTTTCAAGTATTTTTGTCTTTTTGGACTTGCCGCAAACGTTAAGTATTCCCTTTGTCTCAGGTCTTTTTGAAATCACCCTGGGCAGCCAGCTCACCAGTCAGGTCGAAAATGTCACACTTATGCAGCAGGCTGTCATTACAAGCGCCCTGTTGGCCTTTGGCGGCTTCAGTATCCAGGCACAGGTGGCCAGTATCCTCGCTGAAACAGACATCCGCTTTAAGCCTTTCTTCCTGGCAAGGCTGCTTCATACCCTTTTATCCGGCTTAATAACCTGGCTGTTATTTAACCCCATCTACGTGGGTCTTAGAAACCGAAGTCAAAATTCCAACGTTGAGGAGACCTTTGCAGCCTCCCATGGAAAGGCCGAAGAGATTCTTAGCTTCCTTGCCCAAAGTGGTCCTTTAATAACCCTGCTCACCCTGCTGGCTTATTGTCTATTATTGCTGCATGCCCACAGGCAGGCTCACCTCAAATAAAAGAAGGATTCCGTACAAATGGAATCCTTCTTTTATTAATTAAGTCAAGCCTGCATTTTCCTGGACAGCGCTAGTTGTACCGGCTCCGGCACAAGCTCCGTTATATCTCCGCCGTATTTCGCTACTTCTTTAACGATAGAAGAGCTTAGGAAGGAGTACTGATTATTGGTCATGATGAAGAACGTCTCGACATCCTCATTTAATACACGATTCATGGAGGTAATTTGCATTTCATATTCGAAATCCGTTACAGCCCTCAGTCCCCTTATCATCGCACATGCATTTTTGCTCTTAGCATAATCAACCGTCAATCCCTGAAAACTTTCCACTTTCACATTGGGGATATGTGCCGCCGCCTCTTCAATCAACCTTACTCTCTCTTCTAAAGTAAACAGCGACTTTTTAGCCGAATTATGCAGTACTCCTACATAGACTTCATCAAAGATCTTTGCGCCTCGCTGAATGATATCCAAATGACCGTATGTAATCGGATCAAAGCTCCCCGGACATATCGCAATTTTTTTCAACCTATTTCCCTCCCCGCAACATTCTCTCTTCTATGCTTCATCCTGATGTCGATAAAATGAAATAGCCGTAATTCCGTACCTCTCTTGGCGGTATTTAACGAAAACACCGACCTCCTCAGGCAGGTCCAGCTCCTCACCATGCTCACATATAATCAATCCATCCTTCGTTAATAGATGATTTTCCTCAATTTCGTTCAGGATGGCCGGAATCGTATTAGCCACTTTGTATGGAGGGTCCATTAAAATCAAACTGAATTGAATCCCCCTCGCACCAAGCGTCTTTACAGAACGGAGCGCATCGCTTCTAAGCACCTCTGATTCCTCTTCCATTCGGCAGGCTTGGATATTGGCTTTGATTACCTGCAGGGCTTTCGGGTCTTTCTCTACAAAGATCCCTTTCTCCATCCCTCTGCTCAAAGCTTCCAGACCTAGTGAACCGCTGCCTGAGAATAAATCCAGCACTTCTCCGCCTTCAAAGTAAGGGCCTATAATATTAAATAATGATTCCTTCACTTTATCTGTCGTAGGTCTCGTTGTCATGCCTGGGACAGCCTTTAACGGCCTTCCTTTGCATACACCTGAAATGACTCTCATGATTTTGTCACCAAATTTCTTCAATATTCAACTTCTCAAATATCCTACCACAAAATTTCCCGCTTTCACAATTCAGATGGGGAAATTTACGCTATCCATGAATAGCCCTGATTTTTATGGTCATACTGTTAGTAACAGCATCTCTAACTGATGTTGTTGCCAACCGCGGAGAAGACTTACGTTTCCCCATAAGTTCTTCCTCCGGTTTCTCCTCTCCCTTTGCCTTCTGCCCTCCAACGCTTGGAGGAATATAGAAGGACCCTGCGAATTCCGATTCGCAGGGCTTTTTTTATGGTACACTGTTGGTGTAGGAATCCGAGGAGGAGGTTTAATAATGAATCAACGTTTTATTGAGCTGGGACAAGGCTTTTCAGACCTGTATGAGCTGCTCGAGCTCGCCAAGTCAAATGCATACAGGACTAATTACTTCTTATGCTTAGAGGCCGTATCTTCTACAGGCAAAAAAAGCATGTCCTTTGTGCTTATTCTGAAGAAATCCTCTTTTGGCGATTTCATTCCTTTATATATTTGCCGGGAAGGCATTCCCGTGCTTGAAGGGAAACTCACCAAGCGATATGAGTTATTTGAGCAGGCCGCCAAAGAGCAAAGCAAGACCGTTATACATATGGAGGTACGCCATTCCGATACATTTGCCGACCGGGAGCTTTATTATCAATACTTAATCGGTATTTTAAGAATGAACCGCTACCTGCCGCCATTGCAATAACAAAAGAACCGGACAAGACTTGTCCGGTTTCTTTATATGCCTATCTTATATTCATCTTTCTCTTTTTCATGCTTCTTGCTTTCAAACTCAGTCTTAATGAACGGCTTCTGCGAAAGATCCACCCGTTTGACAAACGAATAAGAGGATAATTTCTGCGAGACTGCCTCAATATCGTCCATATTTACATATAATACAGCATATTTTAATTTGCGCGAAACATAATGGAGGTTCCCAATTTTACGCAGCGTTTTCACCTGTTTTAAACTATGCAGCCATACTACCAGGCTTTGTCTTTCTACAAACATATTCATTCCCCTTTAAGCTGCCATTTATGTTAAGTGTACCACAAGTTTAAAATGGGTATCAATACTTACAAATTGTTTAGGGGAAAGGATGACAATCATGGACCTTGACGTCATTTGGCTCAGCTTTCTCACCAGTCTCGAACAATCTGCTTCCATCTTAGAAGCAAAGCGAATGACCTACGCAGGCATTCCATTTCTATATATTACCACCAAGAACGATCAAGTATCCAGAAGTGAGCTTGAAAGAACAATCTCTCTTTGCGCAGGAAGGGTCATGAAGGGGAAACAGCTTCATTCTAAAACCCAGTTCGTTCGCAATGAAGCATCCCTCTATGTCTTCAAGCATCGATTTCTTGTCCCGCAGCGGAAAATGTTTTGCTGCGGAAATGGATGCATCGATTGCATCCGCCTTCTCCCCCCATCATAGAAAAAGGCAATCCTGTCTAAAATCAGGATTGCCTTTTTCCGCCGTAAGATAGACGTTATGAGCAGCCGCAGCTGCCGCCGCTTCCGCAGCCTCCTCCACAGGAAGACTCGAAGAAAGGATTGCCCGTCGGCACCTTAATATGCGGAGATACAGAATGCCCGATCAGCACACTAACCTCATCAAGCAATTGCTGCAAATGATTCTCAGCTTGTTTATATTCTATAATGGATGGATGTAAATCCATTTCTCTTTTTGCCTCGCGAATGGCCTTCGTCACCGTTCTGTAATCCGGATGATATCTTCCAAAACGCTGAACCTCTTCATAGGAATCCTTCATGGAATTGAAGGTTCGTATTTTTTCTTGTGCAGCCTGATCCAGTCTCATCTTCTTGAGGCTGTCTAAGTAATGAAGTCCAACCTCTGACTGGATAATTTCCTGTGCTAGTCTTTCCGCATGATCCATTATTTCTACGGTTTCAATAGTTGCAAGCATAAAATACTCACCTCCCGCCTTATTTTAACATGTATTTATGACAGATGCGAATCTTCCTGACATATCGTTCCAGCCTCTGTCCCACTTGCAGAAAGATTAGCGGGCAAATAAAAAAAAGCAGCGAGGGATGTCCTCCCTTCAACTGCTGAGATAGGCGGTTCAAGAACCGCTGTTCATAGACATGGACTGGAACATTGAAACCATCATGGAGGCCATTTGAACGCTGTTCGACAGCTGCAAGACTCGGTCTGGGATAGATTTCTTAAAAAAATATTTTGCCTCCGTTTCAAAGACGGCTAAATCCTGAGGATTCCTGGACAATCGTTTATACCACATCGGCTGCTGTCTCAAAAAATTCTGCAAATCCTCGTTTCCTTGAATCTGTTCATACACATCCTGCCTCAGAGGTACTCACCCCTTCTTTTAGTCTTGACGAAAACTGAATGGATTCTTGCTTACCGGTGCGGATGAAGGCTGCTCATTCTTCCCTGGAGAGGATTGAAACTGGGAAATAACACCTTGAATGGCCCCTAGCGCTTGGCTGATATTCGATATTTGCTTTTGTATTTGATCAGGGTCCATATTCTTCAACTGGCTAAACAGCTGCGATATCAATTCAACCTTCTCTCCTTTTGGCGGGCTCTCCTCAACAGCTTTTGGCGCTTTGACATCATCATCCATATATTCTGTCCATCGCTCATCCTTTTCCCCAAGCAAGGACCAGTCCTCATAAAGATCCTGCCATGTCTTTTTGCCAAGCCTCACATCTTTGACTATTTTGGGGTTATCCTTTAAAAATTGTTTGAATTCCCTCACGGAAGGATGCAGCTTAGAGTCATCCATTTCCCTCACCTCATCACAAGACATTCGCCTATGCCACAGTATATGTTGTGATGTGCCAATGTGTGTATCTCCCCTGCTCGTTCCTGCTCGATAACTAAAAATAGAGCTTACAAGGAAATCCCTTATAAGCTCTATTCATTCATCAACGAATGCCGATAAAATTCTGTGTATAATATTTATGATAGACACCCACGCCTAGTTGCGTATAATCCTTATTCAGGATATTTTCACGATG includes:
- the ylbJ gene encoding sporulation integral membrane protein YlbJ; translation: MNKSVFKSITLAGAAVLMASALIIMPEESFEASVRGLDIWLEIVFPSLLPFLIISEMLIAFGVVKFLGVFLEPFMRPLFKVPGAGGFVWAMGLASGNPSGAKLTARLRQDGQLTRVEAERLVSFTSSSNPLFIFGAVSVGFFLNPELGILLAISHYASNIGVGLMMRFYGRNEEKKQLEEEGSKKPFSILEAFKIMHRTRLDDKRPFGKILGEAVNSSVQTLLMIGGFIIIFSVINKVLFHLHITAFAASLFSSIFVFLDLPQTLSIPFVSGLFEITLGSQLTSQVENVTLMQQAVITSALLAFGGFSIQAQVASILAETDIRFKPFFLARLLHTLLSGLITWLLFNPIYVGLRNRSQNSNVEETFAASHGKAEEILSFLAQSGPLITLLTLLAYCLLLLHAHRQAHLK
- a CDS encoding YlbE-like family protein produces the protein MQNFLRQQPMWYKRLSRNPQDLAVFETEAKYFFKKSIPDRVLQLSNSVQMASMMVSMFQSMSMNSGS
- the rsmD gene encoding 16S rRNA (guanine(966)-N(2))-methyltransferase RsmD — protein: MRVISGVCKGRPLKAVPGMTTRPTTDKVKESLFNIIGPYFEGGEVLDLFSGSGSLGLEALSRGMEKGIFVEKDPKALQVIKANIQACRMEEESEVLRSDALRSVKTLGARGIQFSLILMDPPYKVANTIPAILNEIEENHLLTKDGLIICEHGEELDLPEEVGVFVKYRQERYGITAISFYRHQDEA
- a CDS encoding DUF7147 family protein, whose protein sequence is MNQRFIELGQGFSDLYELLELAKSNAYRTNYFLCLEAVSSTGKKSMSFVLILKKSSFGDFIPLYICREGIPVLEGKLTKRYELFEQAAKEQSKTVIHMEVRHSDTFADRELYYQYLIGILRMNRYLPPLQ
- a CDS encoding YlbD family protein, encoding MDDSKLHPSVREFKQFLKDNPKIVKDVRLGKKTWQDLYEDWSLLGEKDERWTEYMDDDVKAPKAVEESPPKGEKVELISQLFSQLKNMDPDQIQKQISNISQALGAIQGVISQFQSSPGKNEQPSSAPVSKNPFSFRQD
- the coaD gene encoding pantetheine-phosphate adenylyltransferase yields the protein MKKIAICPGSFDPITYGHLDIIQRGAKIFDEVYVGVLHNSAKKSLFTLEERVRLIEEAAAHIPNVKVESFQGLTVDYAKSKNACAMIRGLRAVTDFEYEMQITSMNRVLNEDVETFFIMTNNQYSFLSSSIVKEVAKYGGDITELVPEPVQLALSRKMQA
- a CDS encoding YlbG family protein; the encoded protein is MFVERQSLVVWLHSLKQVKTLRKIGNLHYVSRKLKYAVLYVNMDDIEAVSQKLSSYSFVKRVDLSQKPFIKTEFESKKHEKEKDEYKIGI
- a CDS encoding YlbF family regulator; the encoded protein is MLATIETVEIMDHAERLAQEIIQSEVGLHYLDSLKKMRLDQAAQEKIRTFNSMKDSYEEVQRFGRYHPDYRTVTKAIREAKREMDLHPSIIEYKQAENHLQQLLDEVSVLIGHSVSPHIKVPTGNPFFESSCGGGCGSGGSCGCS